The following are encoded in a window of Pseudalgibacter alginicilyticus genomic DNA:
- the pyrE gene encoding orotate phosphoribosyltransferase gives MIFNKDTAKQTAKVLLQINAIKLSPQKPFTWASGWKSPIYCDNRIILSFPIIRNYICETMAKQIEKQYGKPDVIAGVATGAIGIGMLVAEYLDLPFIYVRPEAKGHGRKNQIEGFIEEGKNVVVVEDLISTGKSSLNAVRALKEANIHVKGMIAIFTYGFEVAEENFKKENIFLQTLGNYENLLEQALETQYITQEELKTLSDWNSNPSEWNTN, from the coding sequence ATGATTTTTAACAAAGACACCGCTAAACAAACCGCCAAAGTTTTATTGCAAATTAATGCCATAAAGCTAAGCCCACAGAAACCATTTACTTGGGCTTCCGGCTGGAAATCTCCTATTTACTGCGATAATAGGATTATTTTATCGTTTCCAATCATAAGGAATTATATATGCGAAACGATGGCTAAACAAATAGAAAAACAATATGGCAAACCTGATGTTATTGCTGGTGTTGCCACTGGTGCCATTGGTATAGGCATGCTTGTAGCTGAATATTTAGACCTTCCCTTTATATATGTTAGACCAGAAGCCAAAGGACACGGCAGAAAAAATCAAATTGAAGGTTTTATTGAAGAAGGCAAAAATGTAGTGGTGGTTGAAGACCTAATAAGTACGGGAAAAAGCAGTTTAAATGCTGTGCGTGCTTTAAAAGAAGCTAATATACATGTAAAAGGCATGATTGCTATTTTTACTTATGGTTTTGAAGTTGCTGAAGAAAATTTCAAAAAAGAAAATATCTTTTTACAAACTTTAGGTAATTATGAAAATTTACTAGAACAAGCTTTAGAAACCCAATACATTACCCAAGAAGAATTAAAAACTTTAAGTGATTGGAATAGTAATCCTAGTGAATGGAACACTAATTGA
- a CDS encoding YitT family protein, with protein MNPFIAKILIDVAKKRIKSKQPSKPVSKKQIVPLVRRFQVEISHAIKEYIFIIIGVFSAGFGLKGFLLPNNFIDGGATGISLLLQNVTGFDLSYLLILVNLPFLFLGSKTISIKFAIRSIVAITFLSIIVHYVNYPTITDDKLLIAVFGGFFLGLGIGMSMRGGSVIDGTEIVAIFLSRKLSLTIGDVLLLINIIIFSFGAYILSIETALYAILTYLAAAKTVDFVVDGVEEYVGVTIISAEHEAIRVMLIEKLRCACTVYAGKGGFGTRGNSYDKDILYTVVTRLELAKLQTEIDKIDRKAFVTMSLVKDLKGGMIKKKPLK; from the coding sequence ATGAACCCATTTATAGCTAAAATATTAATTGATGTTGCAAAGAAAAGAATCAAATCCAAGCAACCTTCAAAACCTGTTAGTAAAAAACAAATTGTTCCTTTAGTAAGACGTTTTCAGGTTGAAATTTCGCACGCCATCAAAGAATACATCTTTATTATTATTGGAGTATTTTCCGCTGGTTTTGGCTTAAAAGGTTTTTTACTACCTAACAATTTTATTGATGGTGGTGCTACTGGTATTTCGCTATTACTTCAAAATGTTACAGGTTTTGATTTAAGTTACTTACTTATTTTAGTAAATCTTCCTTTTTTATTCTTAGGCTCTAAAACTATTAGTATAAAGTTTGCGATACGTAGTATTGTAGCTATTACCTTTTTATCAATAATTGTTCATTATGTCAATTACCCAACCATAACAGATGATAAGTTACTCATAGCTGTTTTTGGCGGATTCTTTTTAGGTCTTGGTATTGGTATGTCTATGAGAGGTGGTAGTGTTATTGATGGTACCGAAATAGTAGCCATTTTTTTAAGTAGAAAATTGTCACTTACTATTGGAGATGTTTTATTACTTATTAACATCATTATTTTCTCTTTTGGTGCTTATATTTTATCTATTGAAACTGCGCTTTATGCTATCCTGACTTATCTAGCAGCTGCAAAAACGGTTGATTTTGTAGTAGATGGTGTTGAAGAATATGTTGGTGTCACCATTATATCTGCTGAGCACGAAGCTATAAGAGTTATGCTGATTGAAAAATTAAGATGTGCTTGTACCGTATATGCAGGAAAGGGAGGTTTTGGTACCAGAGGCAATAGTTATGACAAAGACATACTTTACACGGTTGTTACAAGACTTGAATTGGCTAAATTACAAACAGAAATTGACAAAATAGACAGAAAAGCTTTTGTTACCATGAGCCTTGTTAAAGATTTAAAAGGAGGCATGATTAAAAAAAAGCCACTAAAATAA
- a CDS encoding DUF1800 domain-containing protein encodes MASLNPLGSNLDLRKAKHLIRRATFKFTKEQLDTFVGMSATNAVNSLTTAAANTLAEPYDPLPIESPDGYWTLSTELPNSLDGQARKRAQVTAWWWHNAMQQTTLKHKLSFFLHTCFPVGKDDGVGAPTYFYDHINFLDFYAFGNLKTIAKKITLDNGMLDYLDNTQNNKNNPNENYAREYLELHTILKGKQIGPNNYTNYTELDIQQAAKVFSGFKKLADRSMIDPDTNIPMGYINIDQHDTSDKTFSSAFGNQIIIGRDTELGAFEELDDFVEMVFAQPETAKAYCRKLYRYFVKSDWTEEIETDIIEPLAQILIANEYEILPVVTTLLSSEHFYDADDSDATDNIIGSIIKSPLQILSEVCAMFELEYPDPSTNALLYYRNFFHNFIHNRYFPASGIEFYNPDSVAGYPAYYQEPGFDRNWFSSNTLIGRYKLIESLIEGKNTITSGDIYAQLDTVAFVKNKIANASDPNLLISEIADLLYPESIDTDRTNYFKSFLVDEGFPDYYWTGVWSQYLNTNEDVTVRTRLNALIIAMVNAAEFQLM; translated from the coding sequence ATGGCATCACTAAACCCCCTTGGTTCAAATTTAGACTTAAGAAAGGCAAAACACCTAATCAGGCGTGCTACTTTTAAATTTACAAAAGAGCAATTAGACACTTTTGTGGGCATGTCTGCTACAAATGCTGTTAATAGTTTAACAACAGCGGCAGCCAATACTTTAGCAGAGCCATACGATCCGTTACCAATAGAATCTCCTGATGGTTATTGGACCTTATCAACCGAACTCCCAAATTCACTAGATGGTCAAGCTAGAAAACGAGCACAAGTTACAGCTTGGTGGTGGCACAATGCCATGCAACAAACCACCTTAAAGCACAAGCTTTCTTTCTTTTTACACACTTGTTTTCCAGTAGGTAAAGATGATGGTGTTGGCGCTCCAACTTATTTCTATGACCATATAAATTTTTTAGATTTTTATGCGTTTGGAAACCTAAAAACCATTGCAAAAAAAATCACTTTAGATAACGGGATGCTCGATTATTTAGATAATACTCAGAATAATAAAAATAACCCCAATGAAAATTATGCCCGTGAATATTTAGAGCTTCACACAATTTTAAAGGGCAAACAAATTGGACCAAATAATTACACTAATTACACAGAATTAGATATTCAACAGGCTGCAAAAGTCTTTTCTGGTTTTAAAAAACTTGCTGACCGAAGCATGATTGACCCAGACACCAATATACCAATGGGATATATTAATATTGATCAACATGATACAAGCGATAAAACTTTTAGTAGTGCTTTTGGCAATCAAATTATAATAGGTAGAGACACAGAGTTAGGGGCCTTTGAAGAACTTGATGATTTTGTTGAAATGGTTTTTGCTCAACCAGAAACAGCTAAAGCCTATTGCAGAAAACTTTATAGGTATTTTGTAAAAAGTGACTGGACAGAAGAAATTGAAACAGATATTATTGAGCCACTTGCCCAAATACTTATTGCTAATGAGTATGAAATTTTACCAGTAGTAACCACATTACTTTCAAGTGAACATTTCTATGATGCCGACGATAGTGATGCAACTGATAATATTATTGGAAGCATTATAAAAAGCCCTTTACAAATCCTATCAGAAGTTTGCGCCATGTTTGAATTAGAATATCCAGATCCAAGTACAAATGCTTTATTATATTATAGAAATTTCTTCCATAATTTTATACATAATAGATATTTTCCTGCTTCAGGCATTGAGTTTTACAACCCAGATTCTGTTGCTGGCTACCCTGCTTATTATCAAGAACCAGGTTTTGACAGAAATTGGTTTTCGTCAAACACACTTATAGGCAGATATAAACTCATTGAAAGTTTAATTGAAGGCAAAAACACCATAACAAGTGGAGATATTTATGCTCAGTTAGACACGGTTGCCTTTGTAAAAAATAAAATTGCAAATGCTTCTGACCCTAATTTATTAATTTCTGAAATTGCTGATTTATTATATCCTGAAAGCATAGATACTGATAGAACTAACTACTTTAAGAGTTTTTTAGTTGACGAAGGTTTTCCTGATTATTATTGGACTGGCGTTTGGTCACAATACCTCAATACAAATGAGGATGTTACGGTAAGAACCCGCTTAAATGCTTTAATTATTGCTATGGTTAATGCAGCGGAATTTCAATTAATGTAA
- the rluF gene encoding 23S rRNA pseudouridine(2604) synthase RluF, translating into MEENLKRINKFLSEVGYCSRREADKLIEAGRVTINGKVPEMGTKIAPNDVVHVDGQEIKNKKEAFVYLAFNKPVGIVCTTDTSVEKDNIIDFIKYPKRIFPIGRLDKPSEGLILLTDDGDIVNKILRASNNHEKEYIVTVDKPISQTFIERMRGGIPLADLNKTTKKCEVEKLSTYKFRIVLTQGLNRQIRRMCEYLTYEVQTLKRIRIMNINLDMPIGEYRELTKTEFHELNNLLEKSTKEYVTSKVEKHTKKHQ; encoded by the coding sequence ATGGAAGAAAATCTTAAACGCATTAATAAATTTTTAAGTGAAGTTGGTTATTGTTCACGCCGTGAAGCAGATAAACTTATTGAAGCTGGTCGTGTTACTATAAATGGCAAGGTCCCTGAAATGGGAACAAAAATAGCACCTAATGATGTTGTTCATGTGGATGGGCAAGAAATAAAAAATAAGAAAGAAGCCTTTGTTTACTTAGCATTTAACAAACCCGTAGGTATTGTTTGTACCACAGATACTTCCGTTGAAAAAGACAATATTATTGATTTTATCAAATATCCTAAACGCATTTTTCCTATTGGTAGATTGGACAAACCAAGTGAAGGTTTAATTCTTTTAACGGATGATGGTGATATTGTAAACAAAATTTTGAGAGCCAGTAACAATCATGAAAAAGAATATATTGTAACGGTAGACAAACCTATTTCGCAAACTTTTATTGAACGGATGCGTGGCGGAATTCCGTTAGCTGATTTAAATAAAACAACTAAAAAATGTGAGGTTGAAAAACTGAGTACTTATAAGTTTCGAATTGTTTTAACTCAAGGTTTAAATAGACAAATCCGTCGCATGTGCGAATATTTGACTTATGAAGTACAAACACTAAAGCGCATTAGAATTATGAATATAAACTTAGACATGCCCATTGGTGAATATAGAGAACTTACTAAAACTGAGTTTCACGAATTAAACAATCTGCTTGAAAAATCAACTAAAGAATACGTAACCTCAAAAGTTGAAAAACACACTAAGAAACATCAATAA
- a CDS encoding alpha/beta hydrolase: MLPKIVGFLLNILSIFSSKSAARIAFKLFSVPRKGQITKQQAVFLDSAIQNIFYYKNNQIMTYKWKGNKDTVLLIHGWESNAGRWMDLITDLQKKDYTIVALDAPAHGNSGSLLFNAVLYAEFINVITKQFKPTIMVAHSMGGLAAAFSISKYKIKNIQKLILAGVPCKYSDVIMRYAHMMKYKKTIISKLKNSITEHFNVSPEALSTAKNIEKLNTKGLIIHDKEDNIIPYNDALIIKSSLKNSKLISTKGFGHSLKDSSVNSKIIEFITS; the protein is encoded by the coding sequence ATGCTTCCTAAAATTGTTGGTTTTCTCTTAAATATTTTAAGTATTTTTTCTTCAAAATCAGCAGCAAGAATAGCTTTCAAACTATTCTCTGTACCAAGAAAAGGACAAATCACTAAACAACAAGCTGTGTTTTTAGATTCCGCAATTCAAAACATTTTCTATTATAAAAACAACCAAATAATGACTTATAAATGGAAGGGGAACAAGGACACCGTTCTTTTAATTCATGGTTGGGAAAGCAATGCAGGCAGATGGATGGATTTAATTACAGATTTACAAAAAAAAGACTATACTATTGTAGCATTGGATGCGCCTGCACATGGTAACTCTGGAAGCCTCCTATTTAATGCCGTATTATACGCTGAATTTATTAATGTGATCACAAAACAATTTAAACCAACTATTATGGTGGCTCATTCCATGGGAGGTTTAGCAGCTGCTTTTTCTATTTCTAAATATAAAATTAAAAACATTCAAAAACTAATATTAGCTGGTGTGCCTTGCAAATATTCAGATGTTATCATGCGCTATGCGCATATGATGAAGTACAAAAAAACCATTATTTCAAAATTAAAAAATAGTATAACTGAGCATTTTAATGTATCACCAGAAGCTCTATCAACAGCTAAAAATATTGAAAAACTTAATACAAAAGGATTAATTATTCATGATAAAGAAGACAATATTATTCCTTACAACGATGCGCTAATTATTAAAAGTAGTTTAAAAAACAGCAAACTTATTAGCACCAAAGGTTTCGGACATTCTTTAAAAGATTCATCTGTTAATTCTAAAATTATAGAATTTATTACTAGCTAA
- the folD gene encoding bifunctional methylenetetrahydrofolate dehydrogenase/methenyltetrahydrofolate cyclohydrolase FolD, with the protein MTILDGKKVSNDIKEEIAEHVKAMISKGEKVPHLAAILVGTDGASMTYVNAKVKACEKIGFQSTLIDLPEYTSEEELLKKINDLNMDDAIDGFIVQLPLPDHIDEQKVLMAVHPDKDVDGFHPTNVGKMTLDLPTFLPATPYGILELLERYQVETSGKNVVVMGRSHIVGRPMSILMSQKRQAGDATVTVVHSRSKNLAEITKAADIIVAAIGISEFLTGDMVKEDVVIIDVGITRVPDATKKNGYRLAGDVEFESVSKKASFITPVPGGVGPMTIAMLLKNTLLARERRMS; encoded by the coding sequence ATGACAATTTTAGACGGTAAAAAAGTAAGTAACGATATTAAAGAAGAAATTGCTGAACATGTAAAAGCAATGATTTCTAAAGGTGAAAAAGTGCCGCATCTTGCCGCTATTTTAGTTGGAACTGATGGTGCTAGTATGACGTATGTAAATGCAAAAGTAAAAGCTTGCGAGAAAATTGGTTTTCAGTCTACTTTAATTGATTTACCCGAATATACCTCTGAAGAAGAATTACTGAAAAAAATCAATGACTTAAATATGGATGATGCTATTGACGGTTTTATCGTGCAACTGCCCTTGCCAGATCATATAGATGAGCAAAAAGTTTTGATGGCAGTACATCCAGATAAAGACGTGGATGGGTTTCATCCTACAAATGTGGGCAAAATGACTTTAGATTTGCCTACGTTTTTACCTGCAACCCCATATGGAATACTCGAATTATTGGAAAGGTATCAGGTAGAAACTTCTGGTAAAAATGTAGTAGTGATGGGAAGGAGTCATATTGTGGGACGCCCTATGAGTATTTTAATGAGTCAAAAACGACAAGCTGGTGATGCTACGGTTACAGTTGTTCATAGTCGTTCTAAAAATTTAGCTGAGATTACTAAAGCTGCCGATATCATAGTTGCTGCCATTGGTATTTCAGAATTTTTAACGGGTGATATGGTTAAAGAAGATGTGGTTATTATTGATGTAGGAATTACTCGTGTACCAGATGCTACTAAAAAGAATGGTTATAGGTTAGCTGGCGATGTTGAGTTTGAAAGTGTTAGTAAAAAAGCAAGTTTTATAACACCTGTGCCAGGTGGTGTAGGCCCAATGACAATTGCTATGTTGCTTAAAAATACCTTGTTGGCTCGTGAAAGACGTATGTCTTAA
- the ffh gene encoding signal recognition particle protein produces the protein MFNNLSDKLDKALHVLKGHGSITEVNVAETLKEVRRALLDADVNFKIAKEFTVRVKEKAIGQNVLTTLQPGQLMVKIVKDELTELMGGDAEGLNLSASPSVILMSGLQGSGKTTFSGKLANYLKTKKTKKPLLVACDVYRPAAIDQLHVVGEQIGVEVFSDRGNTDPVAISKAGIAHAKANGFNVVIIDTAGRLAVDEVMMTEISNIHKAIQPQETLFVVDSMTGQDAVNTAKAFNDVLNFDGVILTKLDGDTRGGAAISIKSVVNKPIKFIGTGEKMEAIDVFYPSRMADRILGMGDVVSLVERAQEQFDEEEARKLQKKIAKNQFGFDDFLSQIQQIKKMGNMKDLMGMIPGAGKMMKDIDIDDDAFKGIEAIIHSMTPKERSNPAIINGSRKIRIGKGSGTSVQEVNQLLKQFNQMSKMMKMMQGGGGKKMMQMMKNMR, from the coding sequence ATGTTTAATAATTTAAGCGATAAATTAGATAAAGCCTTACACGTTCTTAAAGGACATGGCAGTATTACAGAAGTTAACGTTGCCGAAACTTTAAAAGAAGTACGTCGAGCGCTTTTAGATGCCGATGTTAACTTTAAAATTGCTAAGGAATTTACGGTTAGGGTAAAAGAAAAAGCAATTGGTCAAAATGTTCTAACAACATTGCAACCAGGACAGTTGATGGTTAAAATCGTTAAAGACGAATTAACTGAGTTGATGGGAGGAGATGCTGAAGGTCTTAATCTTTCTGCTTCACCTAGTGTTATTTTAATGTCTGGTTTGCAGGGTTCTGGTAAGACAACTTTTTCGGGAAAACTCGCTAATTATCTAAAAACTAAAAAAACTAAAAAACCTTTATTAGTTGCTTGTGATGTTTATCGTCCTGCTGCAATAGATCAATTGCATGTTGTTGGAGAGCAAATAGGGGTTGAGGTTTTTAGTGATAGAGGCAATACAGATCCTGTGGCTATTTCAAAAGCAGGTATTGCACACGCAAAAGCAAACGGATTTAATGTGGTTATTATAGATACTGCAGGTCGATTGGCTGTTGATGAAGTCATGATGACTGAAATATCTAATATCCATAAAGCCATTCAGCCTCAAGAAACCTTATTTGTTGTAGATTCTATGACAGGTCAAGATGCTGTTAATACGGCAAAAGCCTTTAATGATGTTTTAAATTTTGATGGGGTTATCCTAACCAAATTAGATGGTGATACCCGTGGTGGTGCTGCTATTTCTATCAAATCAGTAGTAAATAAGCCAATTAAATTTATTGGTACAGGCGAAAAAATGGAAGCTATTGATGTGTTTTACCCATCACGTATGGCAGATCGTATTTTGGGCATGGGGGATGTGGTATCATTAGTAGAGCGTGCCCAAGAACAATTTGATGAGGAAGAAGCCCGTAAACTTCAAAAGAAAATTGCCAAAAATCAGTTCGGTTTTGATGATTTTTTAAGTCAGATTCAGCAAATCAAAAAAATGGGGAATATGAAAGACCTTATGGGGATGATTCCTGGTGCTGGAAAAATGATGAAAGATATTGATATTGACGATGATGCCTTTAAAGGTATTGAAGCTATAATTCATTCAATGACTCCAAAAGAAAGAAGTAATCCGGCCATTATTAACGGAAGTAGAAAAATACGTATAGGAAAAGGGTCAGGAACTTCGGTTCAAGAAGTTAATCAACTTTTAAAGCAATTTAACCAAATGAGCAAAATGATGAAAATGATGCAAGGCGGTGGTGGTAAAAAGATGATGCAAATGATGAAAAATATGCGCTAA
- a CDS encoding SRPBCC family protein codes for MNLESPKVSVPKSPQNVFDFLSNVKNFESLMPENISKFEVLEKDKFLFQLKGMPEIILETKEVFPPNTIVLGAAGGKIDFSLTGTITETNKEESEVQLTFNGDFNPMMAMMIKSPIKKFIETLVTNIPKTV; via the coding sequence ATGAATTTAGAATCTCCAAAAGTATCGGTTCCAAAATCACCCCAAAACGTTTTTGATTTTCTTTCCAATGTTAAAAATTTCGAATCTTTAATGCCGGAAAACATTAGTAAATTTGAAGTTTTAGAGAAAGACAAGTTTTTATTTCAACTAAAAGGCATGCCAGAAATTATACTTGAAACTAAAGAAGTTTTTCCTCCAAATACAATTGTTTTAGGTGCTGCTGGGGGAAAAATTGATTTTTCACTTACGGGTACCATAACTGAAACAAACAAAGAAGAAAGTGAGGTTCAGTTAACATTTAATGGCGATTTTAACCCCATGATGGCTATGATGATAAAAAGCCCTATCAAAAAATTTATAGAAACATTAGTTACTAACATTCCTAAAACGGTTTAG
- a CDS encoding DUF1501 domain-containing protein: MKRRHFIKLSSAASVMALTPFELQAAIKSVMPLVNCPDISNRKLVLINLAGANDGLNTTVPLNQYDIYSNLRPTIKVPISGINKYINLDTTLPDNQQIGLNPALTGLKSLYDKSWLRIIQSVGYPSQNKSHFKSTDLYLTGNDGNSLLNGTDTGWMGRFMELYYPDLIVENYPLAVEIGSNKTSLGFHAEEAHGLSLNISGQDPAGFYTVLSGLGGVPPLNIPDSDYGKQLEFITNTDALSNTYAGSISNAFNKGKNDISYPDSDLANQLKTVARLISGDLGTKIYMVRISGFDTHNAQVQGVGEALGTHYSLLTDLSESMEAFVNDLNSQNISDDVVGLTFSEFGRKAAENGSLGTDHGEIAPMFVFGKPVSGGVSGTNPDLTEAKSTNNYQIKTVQYDYRQTFATLLQNYLGADDTIIDATFFNHTINDSFVNLRIEDLLKSEFDISKGCVASSNNTAAENKNWLVYPNPFRDLVNISGITTVETMVLKIYNASGILLINKTEAIIDSKVSINLYNFSSGTYFFEILSGGKKEIHKVIKI, translated from the coding sequence ATGAAAAGAAGACATTTTATAAAGTTATCATCTGCGGCTTCAGTTATGGCCCTAACCCCTTTTGAATTGCAAGCGGCAATAAAATCAGTCATGCCTTTGGTAAATTGCCCAGATATTTCAAACCGAAAATTAGTACTTATCAATTTAGCTGGCGCCAACGACGGCTTAAATACCACGGTACCGCTAAATCAATATGATATTTATAGCAACTTAAGACCCACTATAAAAGTTCCCATTTCAGGAATCAATAAATACATAAATTTAGATACCACGCTACCTGATAATCAACAAATAGGTTTAAATCCAGCACTTACAGGTCTTAAGTCTTTATATGACAAAAGCTGGTTAAGAATCATACAATCCGTGGGGTATCCTTCACAGAACAAAAGTCATTTTAAATCCACAGATTTATATTTAACAGGAAACGACGGAAACAGTCTTTTAAATGGCACTGACACTGGTTGGATGGGACGATTCATGGAATTGTATTACCCAGATTTAATTGTAGAAAATTATCCTTTAGCGGTAGAAATAGGCTCTAACAAAACATCATTAGGATTTCATGCAGAAGAAGCTCATGGTTTGTCATTAAATATTTCTGGACAGGACCCTGCTGGTTTTTATACTGTTTTAAGTGGATTAGGAGGCGTACCGCCCTTAAATATTCCAGACTCAGATTATGGCAAACAATTAGAGTTTATAACCAATACTGATGCCTTGTCAAATACCTATGCTGGATCTATTTCAAATGCGTTTAATAAAGGAAAAAATGACATCAGTTATCCAGATAGCGATTTAGCAAATCAGTTAAAAACAGTTGCGCGATTAATAAGTGGCGATTTAGGCACAAAAATATATATGGTTCGTATTTCTGGTTTTGATACACATAACGCCCAAGTGCAAGGTGTTGGTGAAGCCTTAGGGACACACTACAGTTTGTTAACAGACTTGTCTGAAAGCATGGAAGCTTTTGTAAATGATTTGAACAGTCAAAATATATCAGATGATGTTGTGGGACTTACATTTTCAGAATTTGGCAGAAAAGCAGCTGAGAATGGTAGCTTAGGTACAGACCATGGTGAAATTGCCCCCATGTTTGTTTTTGGCAAACCAGTATCTGGAGGTGTTTCAGGTACAAATCCAGATTTAACTGAAGCTAAAAGCACAAATAACTACCAAATAAAAACGGTTCAATACGATTACAGACAAACATTTGCAACCTTACTTCAAAATTACCTAGGGGCCGATGATACTATTATTGATGCTACTTTTTTTAACCACACCATAAATGATAGTTTTGTAAACTTAAGAATAGAAGACCTTTTAAAGTCTGAATTTGACATATCAAAAGGATGTGTGGCAAGCTCAAATAATACAGCAGCAGAAAATAAAAACTGGTTGGTATATCCTAACCCGTTTAGAGATCTTGTTAATATTTCTGGAATTACCACAGTTGAAACAATGGTCCTTAAAATATATAATGCCTCAGGCATTCTATTAATAAACAAAACGGAAGCGATAATTGATAGCAAAGTATCCATCAATTTATACAATTTTAGCAGCGGTACTTACTTTTTTGAAATCCTTTCGGGAGGCAAAAAAGAAATTCACAAAGTCATTAAAATATAA
- a CDS encoding NUDIX hydrolase, with protein sequence MYKVFVNDKPIVLTTKVEEETYFKNFDLKSVKMDTVIRKLNKTKLKEARLIHHNKDKLLKKFLKKLPNVIAGGGKVYNDQGEILFIYRNDKWDLPKGKVEGNESIEETAIREVAEETGVAGLQITKPLDTTYHIFKRNGRYKIKITYWFEMKTSFEGELYPQENEGITKVKWLNKKKVKKALKNSYANIQDLI encoded by the coding sequence ATGTATAAAGTTTTTGTAAACGATAAACCAATCGTTTTAACTACGAAAGTTGAAGAGGAAACCTATTTTAAGAATTTTGATCTTAAATCAGTTAAGATGGATACGGTTATCAGAAAACTTAATAAGACAAAGCTTAAAGAAGCTAGGCTAATTCATCATAATAAAGATAAATTATTAAAAAAGTTTTTAAAAAAATTGCCGAATGTAATTGCTGGTGGAGGAAAAGTATATAATGATCAAGGTGAAATTTTATTTATTTACAGAAATGATAAATGGGATTTACCAAAAGGTAAAGTAGAAGGCAATGAATCTATAGAAGAAACTGCTATTAGAGAAGTTGCAGAAGAAACAGGTGTTGCTGGATTACAAATAACAAAGCCATTGGATACTACCTATCATATTTTTAAACGAAATGGACGTTATAAAATAAAAATTACCTATTGGTTTGAAATGAAAACGTCATTTGAAGGTGAGTTGTATCCTCAAGAAAATGAAGGTATTACTAAAGTAAAATGGCTAAATAAAAAAAAGGTAAAAAAAGCACTTAAAAATTCTTATGCGAATATTCAAGACTTGATTTAG
- a CDS encoding DUF5050 domain-containing protein, protein MKSIKTIFSLLILTILVSSCHYDLDDVYENSIITDSIPNENVEYKWWILTHKNYESPGIYLYNETNATIELKLNLPENLESPHALAYDGESLWVGGNAEDESIYQLNPENGEILSEIINIKTEGIALLDEYVFYSNDKNINKIEKNGTLVEEITTKNSSYTIPDIAINNNNLYYLRYSENEPIIKLNLSDKKESKIPIAESIGTYCLTIFNDEIITVNPSNEISHFNLQTGAFISTETTEIKGWITAIAPFDQK, encoded by the coding sequence ATGAAATCAATAAAAACCATTTTCAGTTTACTCATTCTTACAATTTTAGTATCGTCATGCCACTATGATTTAGATGATGTATATGAAAATTCAATTATAACAGATTCTATTCCTAATGAGAATGTTGAATATAAATGGTGGATATTAACACATAAAAATTATGAATCTCCAGGAATTTACCTTTACAATGAAACAAACGCAACAATTGAATTAAAACTAAATTTACCTGAAAATTTAGAATCACCTCATGCCTTAGCGTATGATGGAGAATCCTTATGGGTTGGAGGAAATGCAGAAGATGAATCCATCTATCAACTCAACCCTGAGAATGGTGAAATTTTATCTGAAATTATAAATATTAAAACTGAAGGAATTGCTTTGTTAGATGAATATGTATTCTATTCAAATGATAAAAACATTAATAAAATAGAAAAAAACGGAACACTTGTTGAAGAAATAACTACAAAAAACTCATCCTATACCATTCCCGATATAGCAATTAATAATAACAATTTATATTACTTACGCTATTCTGAAAATGAGCCAATCATAAAATTAAATTTATCCGATAAAAAAGAAAGTAAAATTCCAATAGCAGAAAGTATAGGAACATATTGTCTAACTATTTTTAATGATGAAATAATTACAGTAAACCCCTCTAATGAAATCAGTCATTTTAATCTTCAAACAGGAGCATTCATTTCAACCGAAACAACAGAAATAAAGGGATGGATTACAGCCATAGCACCATTTGACCAAAAATAA